A genomic segment from Epinephelus fuscoguttatus linkage group LG17, E.fuscoguttatus.final_Chr_v1 encodes:
- the LOC125904376 gene encoding uncharacterized protein LOC125904376: MQILESAGLKLNDKKCRLHQKQLNYLGHRIDGDGIRPDPSKVIAITELQPPGDVPGLRRFLGMVHYPGRYLLNLSEVIKSLNDLLKSDAVWTWDAAQVIAFNKTGETVHTAYLSEKDKKL; this comes from the exons ATGCAGATCCTGGAGAGTGCAGGCTTAAAGCTCAACGACAAAAAGTGCCGCCTGCACCAAAAGCAGCTGAACTACCTGGGGCACCGCATCGATGGAGACGGCATCCGGCCTGACCCCTCAAAAGTAATTGCCATCACAGAGCTACAGCCTCCAGGTGATGTGCCAGGTCTTCGGAGGTTCCTGGGCATGGTTCATTATCCTGGGAGATATCTGCTCAACCTGTCAGAGGTGATAAAATCCCTCAACGATCTGCTGAAAAGTGATGCTGTGTGGACCTGGGATGCAGCACAAGTCATCGCCTTCAACAAG ACTGGAGAGACAGTTCACACTGCTTACCTTTCAGAAAAGGACAAGAAGTTGTGA